In the Staphylococcus sp. IVB6240 genome, one interval contains:
- the dnaJ gene encoding molecular chaperone DnaJ, with protein MAKRDYYEVLGISKSASKDEIKRAYRKLSKKYHPDINKEEGADEKFKEISEAYEVLSDENKRANYDQFGHAGAQGGFGQGGFGGQDFSGFGGGGFEDIFSSFFGGAQRQRDPNAPRKGDDLQYTMTVSFEEAIFGTKKEISVRKEVVCHTCDGEGAKPGTKKHTCSYCNGSGHVSVEQNTILGRVRTQQVCPECNGTGQEFDEPCPTCHGKGTEVKTVKLEVTVPEGVDNDQQIRLSGQGSPGENGGPAGDLYVVFRVEPSDKFTREGDDVYYQHTINFAQAALGDEVKIPTLNGQGMLTIPAGTQSGKQFRLKGKGVKNVHGYGYGDLFINIKVHTPTKLNDRQKELLKAFAEESGDEINEQPSNFKDKARRFFKGD; from the coding sequence TTGGCGAAAAGAGACTATTATGAAGTCCTAGGAATTTCGAAGAGTGCTTCGAAAGATGAAATAAAACGAGCTTACCGTAAATTGTCAAAAAAGTATCATCCGGATATTAATAAAGAAGAAGGCGCGGATGAGAAGTTCAAGGAAATAAGTGAAGCTTATGAAGTATTAAGTGATGAGAATAAACGTGCTAACTATGATCAATTCGGTCATGCAGGTGCACAAGGTGGATTCGGTCAAGGTGGCTTTGGTGGCCAAGACTTCTCAGGCTTTGGCGGTGGTGGCTTTGAAGATATCTTCAGTTCTTTCTTCGGTGGCGCACAACGTCAACGAGATCCAAACGCCCCACGTAAAGGTGATGACCTTCAATACACAATGACTGTTTCGTTTGAAGAAGCTATTTTTGGTACAAAGAAAGAAATATCAGTAAGAAAAGAAGTAGTTTGTCATACATGCGATGGTGAAGGTGCGAAACCTGGTACGAAAAAACATACATGCAGCTATTGTAATGGTTCTGGTCACGTATCAGTTGAGCAAAATACAATCTTAGGACGTGTCCGCACACAACAAGTATGTCCTGAATGTAACGGGACAGGTCAAGAATTTGATGAGCCATGTCCAACATGTCATGGTAAGGGTACAGAAGTTAAAACAGTTAAACTTGAAGTGACAGTTCCAGAAGGTGTCGACAATGACCAACAAATTCGCTTGTCTGGTCAAGGCTCACCTGGTGAAAATGGTGGACCAGCTGGCGACTTATATGTTGTATTCCGTGTAGAGCCATCTGATAAATTTACACGTGAAGGTGACGATGTGTATTATCAACATACAATCAACTTTGCACAAGCAGCATTAGGTGATGAAGTGAAAATCCCAACATTAAACGGCCAAGGCATGTTAACAATTCCAGCAGGTACTCAATCAGGTAAACAGTTCCGCTTAAAAGGCAAAGGTGTTAAAAACGTGCATGGTTATGGTTATGGTGACCTATTTATTAATATTAAAGTCCATACACCTACAAAACTAAATGATCGCCAAAAAGAATTATTAAAAGCTTTTGCTGAAGAAAGTGGCGATGAAATCAATGAACAACCAAGCAATTTCAAAGATAAAGCACGTCGTTTCTTTAAGGGAGATTAA
- the prmA gene encoding 50S ribosomal protein L11 methyltransferase: MNWIELSVTVNEDAEAIVSNVLQDFGSNGVAIEDSNEVNKEREDRFGEVFDLNPSDYPDTHMVIKGYYTEMQADNAFVERLKEKLSSIEEIDTNILQVSTKVIEESDWENEWKNYFHPFQASEKFFIVPSWETVSQDSDFLYIELDPGMAFGTGDHPTTSLCLKAIERVVKPHHSVIDVGTGSGILSIASHLIGAKSVKAIDLDEMAVKVAKDNFEKNGCASEIETATGNLLTNETAQYDVVIANILPHIIELMIEDSYERLNPSGYFITSGIIEEKSESIQSQMKDVGYEIIDVQHDNGWVCITGQKVS, encoded by the coding sequence ATGAATTGGATTGAATTATCAGTTACGGTAAACGAAGATGCTGAAGCCATTGTTTCTAATGTATTACAAGACTTCGGTTCAAATGGTGTCGCAATAGAGGACTCAAATGAAGTCAATAAAGAGAGAGAAGATAGATTTGGTGAAGTTTTTGATTTAAACCCTTCTGATTATCCTGATACACACATGGTAATAAAGGGTTACTACACAGAAATGCAAGCTGATAACGCTTTTGTTGAACGTTTAAAGGAAAAGCTATCATCAATTGAAGAAATTGACACAAATATTTTACAGGTATCCACAAAGGTGATTGAAGAATCGGATTGGGAGAATGAATGGAAAAACTATTTCCATCCATTCCAAGCATCAGAGAAGTTCTTTATTGTGCCAAGCTGGGAGACGGTATCACAGGATAGCGATTTCCTATATATTGAATTAGATCCAGGTATGGCTTTCGGTACAGGTGATCATCCGACAACTAGCCTTTGCTTAAAAGCGATTGAACGTGTTGTAAAGCCGCATCATTCTGTCATTGATGTAGGGACAGGCTCAGGTATCTTAAGTATTGCGTCACATCTCATTGGTGCCAAGTCAGTTAAAGCGATTGATTTAGATGAGATGGCTGTGAAAGTCGCAAAAGATAATTTCGAGAAAAATGGTTGTGCTAGTGAAATAGAAACAGCAACTGGGAACTTATTAACAAACGAAACTGCACAATATGATGTTGTTATTGCGAATATATTACCTCACATTATTGAATTGATGATTGAAGATAGTTATGAACGATTAAATCCATCTGGTTATTTTATTACATCTGGGATAATTGAAGAGAAAAGCGAGTCAATTC